Proteins from a single region of Verrucosispora sp. NA02020:
- a CDS encoding Atu4866 domain-containing protein, whose translation MANSRFGGLFSADGTFDGDVLHHAGYVFYREGSDAHRQARTDG comes from the coding sequence ATGGCGAATTCGAGATTCGGGGGCCTGTTCAGCGCGGACGGCACCTTCGACGGGGACGTCCTGCACCACGCGGGATACGTCTTCTATCGCGAGGGCAGCGACGCGCACCGGCAAGCGAGGACGGACGGATAG